The following coding sequences lie in one Leptospira saintgironsiae genomic window:
- a CDS encoding NfeD family protein, protein MDFLQDGHNLSYLWIASGIVLMVAELFVPGAFVFFLGLSATIVGSISYFYEIGFWTQAIIWAALSGILIWIGGSFLRKFFPSSSEKVTLTPEEGPGRIVLVSKDILVERKGGRVIFQGTEWDAISKSKRIPSGKRARILERENLTFVVEPIELPEI, encoded by the coding sequence ATGGACTTTTTGCAAGACGGACATAACCTCTCTTATCTTTGGATCGCCTCTGGGATCGTACTTATGGTGGCGGAACTTTTTGTCCCTGGGGCCTTCGTATTCTTTTTAGGGCTATCTGCAACAATCGTAGGAAGTATTTCCTATTTTTATGAAATAGGATTTTGGACCCAAGCAATCATTTGGGCTGCACTTTCAGGAATTCTAATCTGGATAGGAGGAAGTTTTCTTAGAAAATTTTTCCCTTCTTCTTCCGAAAAAGTAACTCTCACTCCTGAAGAAGGTCCGGGAAGGATCGTTCTAGTTTCCAAAGATATTCTTGTAGAACGGAAAGGTGGTAGGGTCATATTCCAAGGCACTGAATGGGATGCGATTAGCAAATCCAAACGGATCCCTTCTGGTAAAAGAGCAAGGATTTTAGAAAGAGAAAATCTGACATTCGTTGTGGAGCCGATCGAGCTTCCCGAAATATAA
- the fliN gene encoding flagellar motor switch protein FliN, with product MGEGSLSQDDIDALLTGSSPGGGGGGSADFNLSGELDSLLGDSGGGAGASTSPASGGAPSFADIAAALGPSSTPAPPKASARSSSVSSNTANLNLLLDVNVALTVELGRTNMYIKDVLGLNEGAVVELDNAVGEDLDILANGKLVGKGKLVLLDDYYGIRITEIVDPSRRML from the coding sequence ATGGGTGAAGGCTCCCTTTCACAAGACGATATAGACGCATTACTAACCGGGTCCAGTCCGGGAGGTGGGGGCGGAGGCTCAGCTGATTTTAATCTGAGCGGAGAATTGGATTCGCTACTCGGAGATTCTGGCGGTGGAGCAGGAGCTTCTACGTCTCCAGCATCTGGAGGAGCTCCATCTTTCGCGGATATTGCTGCGGCTTTGGGACCTTCTTCTACCCCAGCTCCTCCAAAAGCAAGTGCTCGTTCTAGCTCAGTTTCTTCCAATACAGCAAACTTAAATCTATTACTAGATGTTAATGTTGCTCTCACTGTAGAGTTAGGTAGGACCAATATGTACATTAAAGATGTTCTAGGTCTGAACGAAGGTGCAGTAGTGGAACTGGACAATGCTGTCGGAGAAGATTTAGATATTTTAGCAAACGGCAAACTGGTTGGAAAAGGAAAACTGGTTTTATTGGATGATTATTACGGCATTAGAATTACCGAAATAGTAGATCCTTCTCGCAGGATGCTCTAA
- a CDS encoding RsmE family RNA methyltransferase, with the protein MNYLILDPTQKTNSGEFKISNKERISHILNILQKKEGDKIKAGLLNESLGIFKILKISSQEILGSYTPIIKPKRRSPGINLIVSVQRPPTIEKIIELASVWGVQSLEFRLATLSRKEYLTSPVWKEENIKEKLILGMEQGGNIFLPKVELGFIPPGKKTSFEKKESISEIVSSSRKFFYLDKKGKAIQEHRPLADKEYSILVGPEPGWTNAELEIFRKYNIPGIRLSSSVLRSEQAVSFFLSQWENSIFRLY; encoded by the coding sequence ATGAATTATCTAATATTGGATCCCACTCAGAAAACAAATTCTGGGGAATTCAAGATTTCCAATAAAGAGCGGATCAGTCATATTCTAAATATTCTTCAAAAGAAAGAAGGAGATAAGATCAAAGCTGGTCTTTTGAATGAAAGTTTAGGGATTTTTAAAATTCTAAAAATATCTTCTCAGGAAATTTTAGGATCTTACACTCCCATTATAAAACCTAAAAGAAGAAGTCCTGGTATAAATCTGATCGTCTCCGTACAAAGACCTCCGACTATCGAAAAAATCATAGAACTTGCGAGTGTATGGGGTGTACAATCCTTAGAATTTAGGCTCGCAACTTTATCCAGAAAAGAATACCTCACCTCCCCTGTTTGGAAAGAAGAGAATATAAAAGAAAAACTGATCTTAGGAATGGAACAAGGTGGTAATATATTTCTGCCTAAAGTAGAACTTGGATTTATTCCTCCAGGCAAAAAGACCAGTTTCGAGAAAAAAGAGTCTATTTCGGAAATAGTTTCTTCTTCCCGTAAGTTTTTCTATTTGGACAAGAAGGGAAAAGCTATCCAAGAACATCGTCCATTAGCTGATAAAGAATATTCTATATTGGTTGGACCTGAACCAGGTTGGACAAATGCCGAATTAGAAATATTCAGAAAATACAATATTCCTGGAATAAGACTTTCTTCTTCTGTTTTGAGATCGGAACAGGCCGTTTCCTTCTTCCTTTCCCAATGGGAAAATTCTATTTTTAGGCTATATTAG
- the metX gene encoding homoserine O-acetyltransferase MetX, which translates to MGSNQSVGIVEPKTAVLGDLRLDNGSVLSPTVVAYETYGTLSPNKDNAILICHALSGDAHAAGFHSDSEKRPGWWDEYIGPGKAFDTDQYFIISSNVIGGCKGSSGPMSINPVSGKPYGSSFPFVSIKDMVAAQKLLVESFGIQRLLCVAGGSMGGMQALQWSISYPDALENCIILASSAEHSAMQIAFNEVGRQAILSDPNWNNGLYEDNATPRKGLALARMMGHITYLSDHKMREKFGRKPPIGNLLNSDFAVGSYLIYQGESFVDRFDANSYIYVTKALDHFSLGKGQELTKALSPAHCRFLVVSYSSDWLYPPSQSREIVKSLEASDKRVFYVELTTNEGHDSFLLPNQRQEDVIRGFLKMPVNE; encoded by the coding sequence ATGGGATCGAATCAATCCGTCGGCATAGTAGAACCAAAAACCGCAGTGCTGGGAGATCTACGCCTGGACAACGGTTCTGTTCTTTCCCCTACCGTAGTTGCTTATGAAACTTACGGAACACTTTCTCCAAATAAAGACAATGCAATCTTAATCTGCCACGCACTTTCAGGTGATGCTCATGCGGCTGGCTTTCATTCTGATTCAGAAAAACGTCCCGGTTGGTGGGATGAATATATTGGTCCGGGCAAAGCATTTGATACAGATCAATATTTTATAATATCGTCGAACGTAATCGGTGGATGTAAGGGTTCTTCTGGGCCTATGAGCATCAATCCAGTCAGCGGGAAACCTTATGGTTCTAGTTTTCCTTTCGTTTCCATCAAAGATATGGTGGCTGCTCAAAAACTTTTGGTAGAATCTTTCGGAATCCAAAGATTGCTCTGTGTGGCCGGCGGTTCTATGGGTGGAATGCAGGCATTACAATGGAGCATTTCTTATCCAGATGCTTTAGAAAACTGTATTATACTCGCCTCTTCTGCGGAACATTCCGCAATGCAGATCGCTTTTAATGAAGTGGGAAGGCAGGCTATCCTTTCAGATCCAAATTGGAATAATGGATTGTATGAAGACAATGCAACTCCTAGAAAAGGTCTTGCACTCGCTCGAATGATGGGTCATATCACTTATCTATCTGATCATAAGATGAGAGAAAAATTTGGCAGGAAACCTCCTATAGGAAACCTCTTGAATTCTGACTTTGCAGTCGGTAGTTATTTAATCTATCAGGGAGAAAGTTTCGTAGATCGTTTTGATGCAAATTCTTATATCTATGTGACCAAGGCTTTGGATCATTTCAGTTTAGGAAAAGGACAAGAACTTACTAAGGCGCTTAGTCCTGCTCATTGTAGATTTTTAGTGGTCTCTTATAGTTCAGATTGGCTCTACCCTCCTTCTCAATCTAGAGAGATCGTAAAAAGTTTAGAAGCTTCTGATAAAAGAGTCTTTTATGTAGAGTTGACCACGAATGAAGGTCATGATAGTTTTCTTCTTCCAAACCAAAGACAAGAAGATGTGATCCGAGGTTTTCTAAAAATGCCGGTGAATGAATGA
- a CDS encoding AAA family ATPase: MKPEDLTTAPLRNSGNILDFTQAKNLLYSELKGLGVKDSELPAFVPDKKDLRIEFPIPGADKGQLLDCIQIVRNHIENLRIHTFEPGYVCLQALNENLFETKNILDNAKFRFYSGRNQSKIEMTKKGDFHREEIFSAIDLFKYLRLSKQESVQNPKELLLRLGIDVFDPIEAKKKGDWMTFETIAGYEDVKRQILESIILPLKSPETLEELSKLTRKFPGRTKPRAILLEGEPGVGKTTMAKVISCMTEIPLIYVPVESILSKYYGESAQNMAYVFDVASLFPSCLLFLDEIDSLAGSRDDGLFEATRNILSVLLRKLDGFEGGQKSITLGATNRKQDLDKALVSRFDRSVFFPLPNEKERAAILGNYAKHLQDSERLTISQRLGSHSGRDLRDFCDFVERRWAANLIEKGLKPTPPPYELYLETSSKSGK; the protein is encoded by the coding sequence ATGAAACCTGAAGATTTGACCACTGCACCCCTACGAAATTCCGGAAATATTCTGGATTTCACCCAGGCCAAAAACCTACTCTATTCGGAATTAAAAGGTCTAGGAGTCAAGGATTCTGAACTTCCTGCATTTGTACCTGACAAAAAAGATCTCAGGATAGAATTTCCAATCCCGGGTGCAGACAAAGGCCAACTTTTGGACTGTATCCAGATAGTTCGAAACCATATAGAAAATTTAAGGATCCATACGTTCGAACCTGGATATGTTTGCCTGCAAGCATTGAATGAGAACTTATTCGAAACCAAAAACATCTTAGACAATGCAAAGTTCCGTTTCTATTCGGGAAGGAACCAAAGCAAGATAGAGATGACTAAAAAGGGAGATTTCCATAGAGAGGAAATTTTCTCCGCAATCGACCTATTCAAATATCTCAGACTTTCCAAACAAGAGTCCGTTCAAAATCCTAAAGAACTTCTGCTTAGACTAGGAATCGATGTATTCGATCCAATAGAAGCAAAGAAGAAGGGAGATTGGATGACATTCGAAACCATAGCAGGTTACGAGGATGTCAAAAGGCAAATTTTAGAATCCATTATACTTCCTTTAAAATCTCCAGAGACCCTAGAGGAACTTTCCAAACTTACCCGTAAATTCCCAGGTAGAACAAAACCAAGGGCAATTCTTCTAGAAGGAGAACCTGGGGTGGGAAAAACCACAATGGCAAAGGTGATTTCCTGTATGACTGAGATCCCTCTTATCTATGTACCTGTGGAATCCATTTTAAGTAAATATTATGGAGAAAGCGCTCAGAACATGGCTTATGTCTTCGATGTGGCTTCCCTATTCCCTTCTTGTCTTTTATTTTTGGATGAAATAGATTCATTAGCTGGATCCAGGGACGACGGCTTATTCGAGGCTACAAGGAACATTCTATCCGTATTATTACGAAAACTGGATGGTTTCGAAGGGGGACAAAAATCAATCACCCTAGGTGCAACTAATAGAAAACAGGACCTGGACAAGGCATTGGTTTCGAGATTTGATAGATCCGTTTTCTTCCCCCTACCTAACGAAAAGGAAAGGGCTGCGATATTAGGAAATTATGCTAAACATTTACAGGATTCTGAGCGTTTAACAATTTCACAACGATTAGGATCGCATTCTGGGCGGGATTTAAGGGATTTCTGCGATTTTGTAGAAAGGAGATGGGCTGCCAATCTGATTGAAAAAGGATTGAAACCGACTCCTCCCCCATATGAACTGTATCTGGAAACCAGTTCAAAATCCGGAAAATAA
- the impL63 gene encoding cytoplasmic membrane protein ImpL63: MKLNFLNLFKRSLILPGIILLSLYLVPGEELEAQLWMPPGRQYMQPPDPFTFDAGVNKFNNDYYLYLAPTLNLNFGGEFGLSLTAPMNFLAYDQDPKDPTLKVGSIRKIDYDQKSDYLRLINNIWYGTYGLYKPGETTFSFYAGKLFDGYIGHGTIVNRYVNNQRIDIYNVGLMADFNNDYGGVQVFTNSVYTHEIGAARGYVRPFAIAFKLFDLFTGRSQLFGMLQLGQGNVADEAGRKKVYEEAGVDPEDREKYRALVEDQKTHQMREEMIPIEKKPESRKEKLKEFFNQDNFANRFAIGYTTAFDTKAPTQLAFDTTGRLRLDSNNNPLVEQSEKLVIQGMDAEYKLISSKYVEITPYYDVNTIKLLNSKGTHTGAMFRFGGKDIYAKIKPEYRNMDANYIPMYFDSFYEIERYQSNINSQLPMAKLEAAKLMDPDAAKLKGYFTSVVLNFYRVSLEANYENYSGPNNSRIFVGLYFPIGSLFMISGYYTRKNFDQNRDAFKVDDNSVGAIEAALNLGFIAIRVQDIRRWVYDSTSNSFVAQDEQKVLFSNSLSF; encoded by the coding sequence ATGAAATTAAACTTTTTGAATTTATTTAAAAGATCTCTAATACTTCCGGGAATTATACTTCTCTCCCTTTATCTAGTACCTGGGGAAGAGCTTGAAGCCCAACTCTGGATGCCTCCAGGCAGACAATACATGCAACCTCCTGATCCATTTACATTCGATGCAGGCGTGAACAAATTTAATAACGATTATTATCTATATCTTGCTCCTACCTTAAATTTGAATTTCGGGGGAGAATTCGGACTATCACTTACAGCTCCGATGAACTTTCTCGCGTACGATCAGGATCCAAAAGACCCAACTCTGAAAGTAGGTAGCATTCGTAAAATTGACTACGACCAAAAGAGTGACTATCTCAGGCTTATTAATAATATCTGGTACGGGACCTACGGACTTTATAAACCTGGGGAGACAACCTTCTCCTTTTATGCAGGAAAACTTTTTGATGGATATATAGGACACGGAACAATCGTAAACCGTTATGTGAATAACCAAAGGATAGACATTTATAATGTAGGTCTAATGGCTGATTTTAATAATGATTACGGTGGAGTGCAGGTATTCACAAACTCAGTCTATACTCACGAGATAGGTGCTGCCAGAGGATATGTTCGTCCGTTTGCAATCGCATTCAAATTATTTGATCTATTTACAGGAAGATCTCAGCTATTCGGAATGTTACAACTGGGACAAGGAAACGTAGCAGACGAAGCGGGTAGAAAAAAAGTCTATGAAGAAGCTGGAGTAGACCCAGAAGACAGAGAGAAATACAGAGCTTTGGTAGAAGATCAAAAAACTCATCAGATGAGAGAAGAAATGATTCCAATCGAGAAAAAGCCTGAATCTCGTAAGGAAAAATTAAAAGAATTTTTCAATCAGGACAATTTCGCAAATAGATTCGCTATAGGTTATACTACTGCCTTTGATACAAAGGCTCCTACTCAACTTGCATTTGATACGACTGGTCGTTTACGTTTGGATTCAAATAATAATCCGCTCGTAGAACAATCTGAAAAATTAGTCATCCAAGGTATGGATGCAGAATACAAACTAATAAGTTCAAAGTATGTGGAGATCACTCCATACTATGACGTAAACACGATCAAACTATTGAATTCGAAAGGAACTCATACAGGTGCAATGTTCCGCTTTGGTGGAAAAGATATCTACGCTAAGATCAAACCTGAATATAGGAATATGGACGCAAACTATATTCCTATGTACTTTGATAGCTTTTATGAGATAGAAAGATATCAGTCGAACATAAACTCTCAACTTCCAATGGCAAAGTTGGAAGCGGCTAAACTAATGGATCCGGACGCAGCAAAGCTAAAAGGGTATTTCACTTCTGTAGTTTTAAATTTTTATAGAGTATCATTAGAAGCAAACTATGAGAATTATTCAGGACCGAATAATTCTAGGATTTTCGTAGGTTTATATTTTCCGATCGGTTCCCTCTTCATGATCTCAGGTTATTATACACGTAAAAATTTTGATCAGAACAGAGACGCATTCAAGGTGGATGATAATTCAGTTGGAGCAATAGAAGCGGCTCTGAACCTAGGATTTATCGCGATCAGAGTGCAAGATATTCGCAGATGGGTCTACGATAGTACATCAAATAGTTTCGTGGCCCAGGACGAACAAAAGGTTCTATTCTCTAACTCTTTATCATTCTAA
- a CDS encoding SPFH domain-containing protein: MDPFLFFTLIVIAVIYLIMKTCIVVPQTYSFVVERLGVFRGAFGAGFHFLIPIIDQIRYKQLLKEIAIDIPPQTCITKDNVSILVDGILYIRVMDPYKASYEIENFRSATIQLAQTTLRSEIGKLVLDHTFSERDDINANVVRALDEATDPWGIKVTRYEIKNISPPKEILHEMEEQVKAERVKRAEITISEGEKASRINRSMGERQEAINLSEGEKIKKVNEAEGKAKEIEFIAKAKAKGIQQIAEATGNEGGSEAVNLQITEDYLSGLGVILEKAKTTVLPIEMANVVGLFEGISKVTNKFPGLDSEKE, from the coding sequence ATGGACCCATTTCTATTTTTTACGCTGATCGTTATAGCAGTAATCTACCTCATTATGAAAACCTGTATCGTCGTTCCCCAAACATATAGTTTTGTTGTGGAAAGGCTGGGAGTGTTCCGTGGAGCATTCGGCGCAGGTTTTCATTTTCTCATTCCGATCATAGACCAGATCAGGTATAAACAACTCTTAAAGGAAATCGCTATCGATATTCCTCCTCAGACTTGTATCACCAAGGATAACGTCTCCATTTTGGTGGATGGTATTCTGTATATTAGGGTCATGGATCCCTACAAAGCTTCTTACGAAATTGAAAACTTTCGAAGCGCAACCATCCAGCTAGCCCAAACTACTCTTCGTTCCGAGATTGGTAAATTGGTATTGGACCATACATTCTCAGAAAGAGATGATATAAATGCAAACGTGGTTCGAGCATTAGATGAGGCAACAGATCCTTGGGGAATCAAGGTAACTCGTTACGAGATCAAAAACATTTCTCCACCTAAGGAGATCCTTCATGAGATGGAAGAACAAGTAAAAGCAGAACGTGTAAAACGTGCAGAGATCACCATATCAGAGGGAGAAAAAGCATCTAGGATCAATCGCTCTATGGGAGAAAGACAAGAAGCAATCAATCTTTCTGAAGGTGAAAAGATCAAGAAAGTAAACGAGGCAGAAGGTAAAGCTAAGGAGATTGAATTCATTGCAAAAGCCAAGGCAAAAGGGATCCAACAGATCGCAGAAGCCACCGGAAATGAAGGCGGATCAGAAGCAGTCAATCTCCAGATCACAGAAGATTATCTCTCAGGATTAGGAGTCATATTGGAAAAAGCTAAGACCACAGTTCTTCCTATTGAAATGGCAAACGTAGTCGGTCTCTTTGAAGGAATCTCCAAGGTGACTAACAAATTCCCAGGACTGGATTCAGAAAAGGAGTAA
- a CDS encoding O-acetylhomoserine aminocarboxypropyltransferase/cysteine synthase family protein: protein MARNYKPETIVLHGGQAPDPTTTSRAVPIYQTTSYVFKDTDHAARLFGLQEFGNIYTRIGNPTTDVLEQRVAALEGGVAALATASGQSAETLALLNIVESGQEIVASSSLYGGTYNLLHYTFPKLGIKVHFVDQSNPENFKKAINDKTRAIFAETLGNPKLDTLDIEAVAKVAHDAGVPLVIDNTLPSPYLVRPIDFGADIVVHSLTKFLGGHGTSIGGIIVDSGKFNWGNGKFKNFTEPDPSYHGLKFWDVFGKFEPFGGVNIAFIIKARVQGLRDLGPAISPFNAFNILQGIETLHLRVTQHSQNAQKVAEFLSKHPKVTWVNYPGLSSDKNYALAKKYHTRGLFGAIIGFGVKGGIPEAKKLIDGLELFSLLANVGDAKSLAIHPASTTHQQLSPEEQLAAGVTPEFIRLSVGLEHIDDIITDLDEALKKV from the coding sequence ATGGCAAGAAACTATAAACCAGAAACAATCGTTCTTCATGGAGGACAAGCACCGGATCCAACTACCACATCCAGGGCAGTCCCAATCTACCAAACTACGTCCTATGTTTTTAAGGACACTGATCATGCAGCGAGACTATTCGGTCTCCAGGAATTCGGTAATATTTATACCAGGATCGGTAACCCAACTACTGACGTTTTAGAGCAAAGAGTTGCTGCGTTAGAAGGTGGAGTTGCGGCACTTGCAACTGCTTCCGGTCAGTCTGCAGAAACATTAGCACTTTTGAATATAGTTGAGTCTGGGCAGGAGATCGTAGCTTCTTCTTCCCTTTATGGAGGAACTTATAACCTTCTTCACTATACCTTCCCTAAATTAGGTATCAAAGTTCACTTTGTGGACCAGTCCAATCCTGAAAATTTCAAAAAAGCGATCAATGATAAGACTAGAGCTATCTTTGCAGAAACTTTAGGAAATCCTAAGTTGGATACTCTTGACATTGAAGCAGTTGCTAAAGTTGCTCATGATGCAGGGGTTCCACTTGTAATCGATAATACCCTACCTTCTCCTTATCTTGTTCGCCCTATTGATTTTGGTGCAGATATTGTAGTTCACTCACTCACTAAGTTTTTAGGGGGCCACGGAACTTCCATCGGCGGAATTATCGTGGATTCAGGTAAATTCAACTGGGGGAACGGTAAGTTTAAGAACTTTACTGAGCCAGATCCAAGCTATCATGGCTTGAAATTCTGGGATGTATTCGGTAAGTTTGAACCGTTTGGCGGAGTGAATATTGCATTCATCATCAAGGCTCGTGTCCAAGGTTTAAGAGATTTAGGACCTGCAATTTCTCCTTTTAACGCGTTTAATATCCTACAAGGTATTGAAACTCTTCATTTGAGAGTGACTCAACATTCTCAAAATGCTCAAAAGGTTGCGGAGTTTCTCTCTAAACATCCTAAGGTAACCTGGGTGAACTATCCTGGTCTTTCTTCCGACAAAAACTATGCTCTGGCTAAAAAATACCATACCAGAGGATTGTTCGGAGCGATCATTGGATTCGGAGTAAAAGGTGGAATTCCTGAAGCGAAGAAGTTGATAGACGGTCTGGAATTATTCTCCTTGCTCGCAAACGTAGGAGATGCAAAATCTCTTGCGATCCATCCAGCTTCTACTACTCACCAACAGTTGAGTCCAGAAGAACAACTGGCTGCGGGTGTGACTCCTGAGTTTATCAGACTCTCAGTTGGTCTAGAACATATAGACGATATTATTACGGACCTGGACGAAGCACTGAAAAAGGTGTGA
- a CDS encoding heme-binding domain-containing protein has translation MRKIWIRLGMGLLVVFLALQLIPVQPPLGKNANEIKTEERVKKIFRKSCYDCHSDLVEWPWYSKVFPVSLYISHHIEEGREELNFSEWESLKPEKKADLAEEILEEVEEGHMPPKDYIFLHSNSKLDKEELEILRDWLQSFAENQ, from the coding sequence ATGAGAAAAATTTGGATTCGTCTGGGAATGGGACTACTCGTCGTATTCCTTGCTCTTCAGTTGATCCCCGTACAACCTCCGTTGGGAAAGAATGCTAATGAAATCAAAACGGAAGAACGCGTCAAAAAGATTTTTCGAAAGTCTTGTTATGACTGTCATTCTGATCTAGTAGAATGGCCTTGGTATTCTAAGGTTTTTCCGGTTTCTTTATATATCTCTCATCATATAGAAGAAGGCCGGGAAGAATTGAATTTTTCCGAATGGGAAAGCTTAAAACCAGAAAAAAAGGCGGATCTTGCGGAAGAAATATTAGAAGAAGTGGAAGAAGGTCATATGCCTCCCAAGGATTATATTTTCTTACATTCTAACTCTAAACTGGATAAAGAAGAACTAGAGATATTAAGAGACTGGCTCCAATCATTTGCGGAAAATCAATAA
- the fcpB gene encoding flagellar-coiling protein FcpB → MKRKIAFCLAIFSIAGILNAQDNQGQKKEDQQTGAAILDTEKGLDQRASALNERLKRHTVLMKMKVRILPFRTVLFKGKANNDECVPANSNAQEDAANNCIRVEVYDFIKDEERGQGKIVQGGLSKYMEIYFEGPNTNDPDPRMEPPRKISKIISKVYKNNFLIEDKSVSEIIDRAPNDQPGHNDKIELFYQKNGYPEGGRPETPSEKGVGKYVLANVENTKTHPIRNSFKKTFYIKHLDSFDRLFTKIFDYNDQLGNENYKENVNTLKESLKY, encoded by the coding sequence ATGAAACGCAAAATCGCATTTTGCCTGGCAATTTTTTCAATCGCAGGCATACTCAACGCTCAAGACAACCAAGGCCAAAAGAAGGAAGATCAGCAAACTGGTGCTGCCATTTTGGATACTGAAAAAGGTCTGGATCAAAGAGCATCCGCTCTAAACGAAAGACTGAAACGTCATACCGTACTCATGAAAATGAAAGTGCGTATTCTTCCATTCCGTACTGTCCTTTTCAAAGGAAAAGCAAACAACGACGAATGTGTGCCTGCTAATAGCAACGCACAAGAAGATGCAGCGAATAACTGTATCCGCGTAGAAGTTTACGATTTCATTAAGGACGAGGAAAGAGGACAAGGTAAGATCGTTCAAGGTGGACTTTCCAAATATATGGAAATCTACTTCGAAGGACCGAACACTAACGATCCGGATCCAAGAATGGAACCTCCTCGCAAAATCAGCAAAATTATCAGCAAAGTTTATAAGAATAACTTCCTAATCGAAGATAAATCGGTTTCCGAGATCATCGACAGGGCTCCGAATGATCAACCAGGGCATAACGACAAAATCGAACTTTTCTATCAAAAGAACGGTTATCCTGAAGGTGGTCGCCCTGAAACTCCTAGTGAAAAAGGTGTTGGTAAATACGTTCTTGCTAACGTAGAAAATACTAAGACCCACCCTATCCGTAATTCTTTCAAAAAGACTTTCTATATTAAACATTTGGATTCGTTCGACAGATTATTTACCAAAATTTTCGATTACAACGACCAATTGGGTAATGAGAATTATAAAGAGAACGTAAATACGCTCAAGGAATCCCTGAAATACTAA
- a CDS encoding SPFH domain-containing protein → MFVSVFLWIFWLGFLLYLAYKLYRSLRIVSAQECIIVERLGKYSRTLHAGFHILIPFIDYDAYYHTLKEQAIDVPPQTCITKDNVKVEMDGILYLRVLDPQKASYGIEDYRFAVTQLVQTTMRAIIGTMDLDTTFETREVINSKILEVLDQAGEPWGVRVNRYEIVNIAPPKSIIEAMEREKKAQITKKAQISLSEGDRDSRINRSLGIKEEAINKSEGEKQKRINEAEGQAAEIESIATATAKGIELLATAIKTKGGKEAVKLRIAQRFIKEVEKLGQDGTELVLPLNLSNFKSVMKSVLGSEDKKA, encoded by the coding sequence ATGTTTGTTTCAGTATTTTTATGGATATTTTGGCTTGGGTTTTTACTTTACCTTGCCTATAAACTGTATCGTTCTTTGAGAATTGTTTCTGCTCAAGAATGTATCATTGTAGAGAGACTCGGAAAATATAGTAGGACCCTACATGCAGGGTTCCATATTCTCATCCCTTTTATAGATTATGATGCTTACTATCATACTTTAAAAGAGCAAGCGATAGATGTTCCGCCTCAAACTTGTATCACAAAAGACAACGTTAAGGTAGAGATGGATGGTATTCTTTATTTGAGAGTACTCGATCCTCAGAAAGCAAGTTACGGGATAGAAGATTATAGATTCGCAGTTACCCAACTCGTGCAAACTACTATGAGAGCTATCATTGGAACCATGGATCTGGATACAACTTTCGAAACCAGAGAAGTGATCAATAGTAAGATCCTAGAAGTTCTAGACCAGGCAGGAGAACCTTGGGGTGTTCGCGTAAATCGTTACGAGATCGTAAACATCGCTCCTCCTAAATCCATTATCGAAGCAATGGAAAGGGAGAAAAAAGCACAGATCACTAAGAAAGCACAGATCTCCCTTTCTGAAGGGGATAGAGATTCTAGGATCAACCGCTCTTTAGGTATTAAAGAAGAAGCGATCAATAAGTCTGAGGGTGAAAAACAAAAAAGGATCAACGAGGCAGAAGGACAAGCTGCGGAAATTGAATCCATTGCAACTGCTACTGCAAAAGGTATCGAACTACTTGCGACTGCTATCAAAACAAAAGGTGGAAAAGAAGCAGTAAAACTCAGAATTGCTCAGAGATTTATCAAAGAGGTAGAAAAATTAGGACAGGATGGAACAGAGCTTGTTCTTCCGTTAAACCTATCTAATTTTAAATCTGTGATGAAATCAGTACTCGGAAGCGAGGACAAAAAGGCTTAA